From one Chryseobacterium sp. 3008163 genomic stretch:
- a CDS encoding transketolase, giving the protein MEHDISKLNHIASQVRRDIVRMVHACQSGHPGGSLGCTDFLVALYFDAMKRKEGFDMKGKDEDVFYLSNGHISPVFYSVLAHAGYFNKSELATFRKLNSRLQGHPTTHEHLPGVRIASGSLGQGMSVAIGHAVGKKLNKDENIVFTLHGDGELQEGQNWEAIMYASHNKVDNLIATVDYNGQQIDGPTSKVLSLGNLKTKFEAFDWKVLEVENGNDMEEILKVLDEAKLLTGQGQPICILLKTGMGHGVDYMMGSHAWHGKAPNDEQLAKALGQLEETLGDY; this is encoded by the coding sequence ATGGAACACGATATTTCAAAACTTAATCATATCGCTTCGCAGGTGAGAAGGGATATTGTAAGAATGGTTCATGCCTGTCAATCCGGTCATCCCGGCGGTTCGTTGGGTTGCACAGACTTTTTGGTCGCACTTTATTTTGATGCGATGAAAAGAAAAGAAGGATTTGATATGAAGGGTAAAGATGAAGATGTTTTTTATCTTTCCAATGGTCATATTTCTCCTGTTTTTTATAGCGTTTTGGCACACGCAGGTTATTTTAATAAGTCAGAATTGGCAACTTTCAGAAAACTGAATTCAAGATTACAGGGACATCCCACGACACACGAGCATCTTCCGGGAGTTCGCATTGCTTCCGGTTCTCTGGGACAGGGAATGTCCGTGGCAATTGGTCACGCAGTTGGTAAAAAACTGAACAAAGATGAAAATATCGTGTTCACACTTCACGGCGATGGCGAGTTGCAGGAAGGACAAAACTGGGAAGCCATAATGTACGCCTCTCACAACAAGGTTGATAATCTCATCGCAACCGTAGATTACAACGGTCAGCAGATTGACGGTCCTACTTCCAAAGTGCTTTCTTTAGGTAATCTTAAAACAAAATTCGAAGCCTTCGACTGGAAAGTTCTCGAAGTAGAAAACGGAAACGATATGGAAGAAATTCTTAAAGTTCTGGACGAAGCAAAATTATTGACCGGACAAGGACAACCTATTTGCATTCTCCTGAAAACAGGAATGGGTCACGGTGTCGATTATATGATGGGAAGCCACGCCTGGCACGGAAAAGCACCTAATGATGAGCAATTGGCAAAAGCTTTAGGGCAACTCGAAGAAACTTTAGGAGATTATTAG
- the fsa gene encoding fructose-6-phosphate aldolase codes for MKFFIDTANLEQIKEANDLGILDGVTTNPSLMAKEGISGTEAILKHYKDICDIVDGAISAEVLSATYEEMIAEGEILAAIHPNIVVKIPMIKDGVKALKYFSNKGIKTNCTLIFSAGQALLAAKAGASYVSPFLGRLDDISTDSLNLIEEIRLIFDNYGFETEILAASVRHSMHIINCAKIGAHVVTCPIQPILSLLKHPLTDSGLEQFIKDSQKMQ; via the coding sequence ATGAAATTTTTTATAGACACAGCCAACTTAGAGCAGATAAAAGAAGCTAACGACCTCGGAATTCTGGATGGCGTTACAACCAATCCATCCTTGATGGCAAAAGAAGGGATCAGCGGAACAGAAGCTATTTTGAAGCATTACAAAGACATTTGTGATATTGTTGATGGTGCTATCTCAGCGGAAGTCCTTTCTGCAACTTACGAAGAAATGATTGCAGAAGGCGAAATTCTTGCCGCGATTCATCCAAATATCGTTGTGAAGATCCCAATGATTAAAGACGGCGTGAAAGCTTTAAAATATTTTTCCAATAAAGGCATCAAAACCAATTGCACCTTAATTTTTTCGGCCGGACAAGCTCTTTTGGCAGCAAAAGCGGGTGCGAGTTACGTTTCTCCGTTTTTGGGAAGATTGGATGATATTTCGACAGACAGTTTGAATCTTATTGAAGAAATCCGTCTTATTTTCGATAATTATGGCTTCGAAACTGAGATTTTAGCAGCTTCTGTAAGACACAGTATGCACATCATTAATTGCGCAAAAATTGGTGCCCATGTTGTGACTTGCCCGATTCAGCCGATTCTTTCCTTGCTAAAACATCCTTTGACAGATTCAGGCTTGGAGCAGTTCATCAAAGATTCACAAAAAATGCAATAA
- a CDS encoding AraC family transcriptional regulator — MKHHSPAFEAINPNIGSSFTSLKFQRNENIKSHVWHYHPEIELILVKGGSGKRQIGSNISYFTEGDLVLIGSNLPHCGLTNENTNNDYEIVIQFKPDFLGEKIWENPEMKKIHAMLEKSKSGMVFGDDVKKVMRKKISQMHQLESLEKLLKFFEILHELSVTDDYRILNAGKYYLQTQVEDNERINHIFNYVKDHFKEQITLDEIAGLANMKVPSFCRYFKKITNKTFTQFVNEYRITHSLKLLAEKPLSITDVCFESGFNNFSYFNKTFKEYIKKSPSQYRKEFNYVME; from the coding sequence AGAGAAACGAGAATATAAAATCCCACGTTTGGCATTATCATCCTGAGATTGAATTGATTTTGGTAAAAGGAGGTTCTGGCAAAAGGCAGATAGGAAGTAATATTTCTTACTTTACGGAAGGCGATTTGGTGCTGATTGGCAGTAATTTGCCGCATTGTGGTTTAACCAACGAAAATACTAATAACGATTATGAAATAGTGATTCAGTTTAAACCTGATTTTCTGGGTGAAAAGATTTGGGAAAATCCTGAAATGAAAAAAATTCACGCAATGTTAGAAAAATCAAAAAGCGGAATGGTCTTTGGCGACGATGTGAAAAAAGTAATGAGAAAAAAGATTTCCCAGATGCATCAGTTAGAATCCTTAGAAAAGCTATTGAAGTTTTTTGAAATTCTGCACGAGCTTTCTGTCACAGATGATTATAGAATTCTCAACGCTGGAAAATATTATCTGCAAACTCAGGTCGAGGATAACGAGAGAATCAATCATATCTTTAATTATGTAAAAGATCATTTTAAAGAGCAGATTACGTTGGACGAAATTGCCGGTTTGGCGAATATGAAAGTGCCTTCTTTCTGCCGTTATTTCAAGAAAATCACCAACAAAACCTTCACTCAATTTGTCAATGAATACCGTATTACACATTCTCTCAAACTGCTTGCCGAAAAACCTTTAAGCATTACAGACGTGTGTTTTGAAAGCGGGTTTAATAATTTCAGCTATTTTAACAAAACTTTTAAGGAATATATCAAGAAAAGTCCTTCCCAGTACCGTAAAGAGTTTAATTATGTAATGGAATGA